A part of Penaeus chinensis breed Huanghai No. 1 chromosome 6, ASM1920278v2, whole genome shotgun sequence genomic DNA contains:
- the LOC125026647 gene encoding uncharacterized protein LOC125026647, which produces MNSQLKEWVKDNGSAVQKEENFTIYELKVNVKHEDLENKVRVVTVGPENDLETKTVLLLGETGVGKTTFLNTFLNMVFGVGLEDELRLQFKDQMDQAKDSTQSQTEYTTAFTIYRQEGMPQPFNYMVIDTPGLGDTEGDQKDQLRFYLTNEAWIKHLNCVGLVWKASNRRLDEHNQAVLSKINSLLGFDIKPITDVLLTFSGTEDPAAVQIIEAAGIDYKNAFHFENMPLYKCPAQAMGALHALTWEAMAYNHSRFINELNQRQPQELKITARLLLAQAKLGEVQLRVMSLGESSALTSDQLQSHQAKMNDLEAMAAKVDWDKTEELDTSSEEIVLGRRPTLPLLQSVPESVCTSVLRRPSDSKGSF; this is translated from the coding sequence ATGAATTCGCAGCTGAAGGAATGGGTCAAGGACAACGGGTCCGCAGTGCAGAAGGAGGAGAATTTCACCATCTATGAGTTAAAAGTTAACGTGAAGCACGAAGACTTGGAGAACAAGGTCCGCGTGGTGACGGTCGGCCCCGAGAACGACCTCGAGACGAAGACGGTGCTGCTCCTCGGAGAGACCGGGGTCGGGAAGACAACGTTCCTCAACACGTTCCTCAACATGGTGTTCGGTGTTGGGTTGGAGGACGAGCTCCGCCTCCAGTTCAAGGACCAGATGGACCAAGCGAAGGACTCGACGCAGAGCCAGACCGAGTACACGACGGCCTTCACCATTTACCGCCAGGAGGGGATGCCTCAGCCCTTCAACTACATGGTGATCGACACGCCGGGCCTGGGAGACACCGAGGGGGACCAGAAGGACCAGCTCAGGTTCTACCTGACCAACGAGGCCTGGATTAAGCACCTCAACTGCGTGGGACTGGTGTGGAAGGCATCCAATCGACGGCTGGACGAGCACAATCAAGCAGTTCTCTCAAAGATTAACAGTCTTCTGGGATTTGACATCAAACCAATCACCGATGTTTTACTTACATTTTCCGGCACAGAAGATCCTGCGGCAGTCCAGATTATAGAAGCTGCTGGAATTGACTATAAGAACGCTTTTCATTTCGAGAACATGCCTCTTTATAAGTGTCCGGCGCAGGCCATGGGTGCATTGCATGCTCTGACTTGGGAAGCCATGGCATATAACCACAGCCGATTTATCAACGAACTGAATCAGAGGCAGCCTCAGGAGCTGAAGATCACAGCACGACTTCTCCTCGCGCAAGCCAAACTTGGGGAGGTGCAGCTGCGTGTAATGTCGCTCGGGGAGAGTTCGGCTCTGACTTCGGACCAATTGCAAAGTCATCAAGCAAAGATGAACGATCTTGAAGCAATGGCAGCAAAGGTAGACTGGGATAAGACAGAGGAACTTGATACAAGCAGCGAAGAGATTGTGTTAGGACGACGGCCGACATTGCCACTTTTGCAATCTGTGCCAGAgagtgtgtgtacaagtgtgctCAGACGACCATCAGACAGCAAAGGATCATTCTGA